The sequence atgtatacatgatttatactgggaatgtaattctcactggagttattcggctgttgtcttgtttgtatgtgtgcatgacaacaggtgggacatgatcgggagcaagaagagaacgagtcagGGCTAGTTAgtgtggagatccgggctcataAATAGATTAGGATTTagcactgatatgtcgttgaacctagtaaatgtatttagtacaggacttgtacttgtAGATTGatatgtacattacgtttccgcattgcattttaaaaaaaaaaaatttatgtcccacattacttaattgtgtatttgatattaataacgattaaggaaatgaattagcgtccgggtccccacaattttgctccatctttatcaagaattttaataatatcaagataataaaatataaaaatattttatttcctttcttttagtattttttcttttgaagtcttgtaaatttattttatttctaaatttaatcatttttcctcttttatttaaatctacaattattaattcaattaagcacataattagggataaaaatattagataaggacaaatattattaaatcaaatCCCTAAAATCTTTGCAAGATTTGGCCTTATCAGAGGGTGAATAATAACCCAATATTAAaacagaaataaaaataatgtgtaCTATATTGAATGATATGTGGATGCAATGCATGATAAGAGTAAACCCACATGCAAGGGTAAATAGAATAACGAGAACTGCACAATCGGTAATTGCAGAGTAATAATAGCTCGAGCAACATTCAAAGCTTGGCTACATTGTCGTAGTGACCACTCCACCGATCTACTATCATGTGTCGGTCAGCTCGTCAGGAACTACAGACATATTGCGTCTTATCGGCCTACAACATCTCTCGGGATAGTGACAACTCCTTATCATCTCAACAATTACCTCGATCATACACGCGATATCAAAACGGCCATCAATAGGATCGAGTCTCAAAATTCCATGCAATGCCATGACATACATCAATATATGcgtgtaaatatattttattttcatgcatCGATGTTTATAAAAATGCCACAAATATACCACGAAGGCAAGTAAATGTCACTTAATTCATGTTCaacaaatatcaaattttacGAGTACCTGTTGTATATTACCCGAAGTTATATTACCCAAAAATAACATACATTTTTCTTATGTGATATGGTGAACTATTGTTAAACGAATAACTGCTCCAGGTAGGAAAACGGTGAATCCAACTTCTATTGAATTAATTGGAATGTTTGTACAAGCTCTCATATATAGAAGCTTAAAGAAACGTGAGTTCGAAAGCGGTAAAACCCTAAAGCTAAGTAAGATACAACTTTATTACATGGGTACATGGACCAACGGTACATTACATGGACTAAGTACGGATGTACACTAACATATACTAACATGCCCCCTTCAAGCTTGGAACATGTTCTGGACATCAAGCTTGGACAGTAGAAAACGATGTTGATCGGTACCCAATCCTTTGGTGAAGATATTAGCGAGCTGATGCGAGGAAACAACGTAGGCAGTTTGAAAACAACCAGCTTTAATCTTGTCGCGGATGAGGCGACAAACGATATCGATGTGCTTCATGCGTTCATGAAACATGGGATTTGCAGGAACGTGTAAAGCTGCATGATTATCACAATACAACCTGGCAGGCTCTGTAAACAACACCCCCATATCAGACAACAAACCTTGTATCCAAACTATCTCACACGATGTGGTAGCCATGGCTCTATACTCTGCCTCGGCCAAAGATCTTGAAACGGTGCTCGATTTTTTAGTTCGCCACGACACCATTGAATCACCCAATTTAATGCAGAATCCTGTTAGTGATCGACGAGACATGGGGCAGGAAGCCCAATCCGAGTCACAGTAGGCAGATAACTTCAGAGCGCTGTGAGCGGACAGAAAAACGCCCATACTAGGAAATCCTTTGAGATACTTTACAAGCCACATGGCATCATCCATATGTGAGTGTTTAGGAGAGTGCATAAATTGGCTTAAACGTCGAAATACATAACATATATCGGGTCTAGTAATGATGAGATATATCAATCGGCCAACTAATCGTTTATAGGAGTCTGGATCAGTAAGTACACTATCCGAGACACCGGCTGATTGAGAGGGAAGCAAGAGATCAAAGTCATGGGAAGTGACCTTCTGATGTTGTTCAGTTGGGGTATCAAAAGATTTGGCTCCTAGAACCCATGCATCAGCAAGAAGATCCCAAACATATTTTCGTTGATTCAGAAGGATGCCACTGGTAGAATGTGCTATTTCAATCCccaaaaaatactttaaaataccaaGGTCTCGAAGCTCTAGTTTAGAGTGTAAGAACTTCTTTAAGGAAGCAAttgcatccatattattatcaGTGATgacaatatcatcaacataaaccaCTAAAAGAGTAGTGGTATGAGCATCATGATGAGTAAATAAGGAATGATCATGCTGAGATTGCGCAAAGCCTGCTTCATTCATCACAGCAGCAAACTTTTGATTCCATTGTCGGGAAGCTTGTTTAAGCCCATACAAGGATTTGCGGAGTCGGAAAACTTTATTCTGCTCTTGAACGTGATAACCGAGGGGCAATTGCATAAAGATCTCCTCATCTAATTCCCCTTGGAGAAAAGAATTAGCAACATCCATTTGAAATAAACTCCAACCCCGAGTCGCTGCTATGCTGAAGAAACAATGGATGGTGGTAATTTTAACTGTAGGAGAAAATGTGCCATGGAAATCAACTCCAGCCTGTTGAGTGTAGCCCTTAGCAACCAACCGCGCTTTAAACTTATCAACATTTCCATTGGGCAAGAATTTCAGTTTATACACCCATCGACACCTTATTGGCTTGACATAGGGAGGTAAATCAACAGCATCCCGTGTATGGTTAGAGACCAGAGCTGGTAGTTCTAAATCCATTGTATGCTTCCACCTAGGATCCATGATGGCCTCATGGTAAGATCGTGGTTCGGTGATAGAGGAAAGTGCAGTTAAAAAACTTTGATAGGACGAAGAAAATGTTGAGTAGTTGATATAGTTGAAAATGGGATAGGATCAAGGAGTAGTGTAGGCGTGAGACAATGTGGGacaagaaaaatcttttgtccaaaTGGGTGGCTGGACAATTCGAGAGGATCTCCTCAAGGGAATTGGCGGTGTGGGGGCTGCAATAGTTGAAGAAATGGGTTCATCTGACAAATTGAGACTTCCAGTGGGGAAGGATCAAAGAATGAAATGGATTCAggatccattactttgtatccCTTTTGAAGAACGGAATAGCCCAAAAACACATAAACCTTAGCTCTAGGAGAGAACTTGTGAGTGACATGCAAAGATGTGGCATGACAAAGGCAACCAAAGACTTTCAAATGCCCATATGAAGAGGTATTGCCAAAAATGACTTCAAAATGGGTTTTGTTGGTATTTATGAGGTATACTGCAGTGAGGACACAATCTCCCCAAAAATGGAGGGGAACAGACGATTGGAAGTGCAAAGCTCGAGCTAAGTCAAGAATATGGCAGTGTTTCCTTTCAACCACcccattttgttgaggagtaTATGGGCACGAAGTTTGATGCAAAATCCCAAGTGGCATAAACAGCGAACCACACTTAAGTTTAAAGAAATCAGAAGCATTATCGGTCCGAATGGTTTTGACTGTCAAGCAGAAGTGAGTAGTAACCATGACAAGAAACTGGCTTAGAAGTCTAAGAATGTCCAATTTGTATTGCATAAGATACGCCCTACAATTgtcaagaaatatttttatccATTATAGGTTGGTGTTCGAAAAGGGCTCCAAATGCCCATATGTACTAGTTCAGTTCAAACAAAGAAGAATTTTTGGACAAACTAACTTTAGGAAAACTCAACCTTGTTTGTTTCGATTTAGGACAAATCCCACAATGAGACAAATATATACTCATTGACAGAAAAAGTAACAAATGCATTCTAGAGAGGGACATATGCCCTAATCTTTGATGCCACAAATCATGAATAACAGAGGTACAAGAAATGAAAGTATTACACTGTCGTATGCTAGATGTTATATAGTGTGCAAATTGAACTTGAGAAGGTTGGGATAGTGCTGTTGATAAGTGGTAAAGTCCATGTCATGCCCTACCAATCCAAATTATCCTCCCACTTTTGCGGTAATGAAATTTGCAATAATGAGGATAAAATGTGACATAGCAGTTATGGGATGTAGTGAATTTGGAAACGGAGAGAAGGTTGAATTGAAAGTTGGGAACATATAGCACATCGTGAGTGAGAATGTTGTCTAAAACAGCCATAGACCCTTTAGCACTAACTAGGAGTTGAGCACCATTTGGAAATCTAACAGAACTAAGGGAATAACACAAAGACTTAGTACCATGTAGCAATGAATAGTTACCATAATATGATCATTGGCCCCGGTGCCAATAATCCAATCTGCATGAGCAAATTCGGGGAATTTTCCAGCCATGTTTACAACATTGGTGTCCAATGCTTCCAGAGTTTTAGCAGCGTTAGTGTTTGATGAATGTAGAGTGGTACCTCCCAGTAGTTGTAATATCTCAGCATATTGAGCTGGGGTAAAGCTAGAGCCAGCCCCTGTAGTGGTCTTTGGTGAGGACTCATTGTCTTCTCCAGCAACATTGTGAGCTACAGCCCTCATCTTGGGCATGTCAAACTCTCGACTAAATCGTTTAAAAATTTCCTTTATCATGTTGTGGTTTGTACAACTTGTGGCCTGGAGGATAGCCTATCAACTTAAAACAATGAGCCTTGAGATGTCCATTCCATCCACGATGTTCACATGTAAGCACATCTTTCCTCCTCTCATCGCCCCATCCTTGTCTTGAGTAGAAGACTGAAGCAGGTTGATCAACCGAGGACAACAATCGATGAGATCCTTCTTGAGAAAGTAACGAAAACGCCTGACTAACTGTTGGTAGAGGCATCATCATCAAAATCTGGCTTCGAATATGCATATAGCTATCATTAAGGCCCATCAGAAACTGCAATAAATGATGTTGCTGATCATGCTCAACATATTTTCGCGCTGCAGCACACTCACACGACGTCAAGGTGACCAAGGAACTATATCCATCTCACAGTTGTTTCAGCCTACAAAAATACACTGAAATTGTGTTGTTTCCTTGTGTCAGTCTCCCAAGCTCTCGGTGAATAGAGAAAATCCTTGAGCCATTCATCTTATCGAATTGATCTTTCAAGTCTGACCAAACCGCAGAAGCATAACTAGAATATACAATTCCACTAAAAATGTCTTTCGAAACAGAATTCATATTCCAAGATAATACCAACGCATTACATCTTTCCCACTGATTTAAGGTAACACTTCCTACAGCTGGTCGGGCACACATTCCGTCAATAATCACTATCTTATTCTTAGAACGAAGTGCGATTAACATAGCACGACTTAAAATGTCATAATTCTCAACCTCTATCAATCGTTCACTAACAATAGTCATACCTCGAGCATCAGACGGGTGCAAGAACATGGGATCGTTGAAATTACTATTGTTTGCAATGGGTCTATCGACTTGGAGCTGGAAAAAAAAAGGATGTGCAAGGAGAAAATGAAGTGCTCAAGGATATCAATCGATTGAGTGCAAAATCAGCTGCGAGCCAAGATGATTGACAGAAAAATTGGCGATAAATCTCGCGAACATGATTCCTGAGCAACatgactctgataccatgttaaacgAATAATCGCTCCAGGTAGGAAAATTGTGAATCCAACTTCCACTAAATTAATTGGAAATGTTTGTACAAGCTCCCATATATAGAAGCTTAAAGAAACGTGAGTTCAAAAGCGGTAAAACCCTAAAACTAATATGGGACTTTAATACATGGGTACATGGACCAACTTCAGTACATTACACGGTCTAATTACGGATGTACACTAACATATACTAACAACTATTTCACACTATTaaagaatataaaataaatttcgtcagttacatgtttattaaattattattgccTAATTTAATTGCCCTAATATTTTGACTTTGTACACTGTAGAAATCTTATTACAAAGTCTTGTTCTCTTTCTAACTTAAGGACTAGAATCGAAATGTTTTGCTTTAGAATTTAGTTGTATGCATAACATAGTATTTCCTGAACAAAACTCGTTCTTAGCATAATTTTATGTCAGTAATAAAACAGAACTTATGAACCAATTGAATCATCTTCCATTTGATAACAAATCATTCATTACATATAGTCGAGAATCAACTTGGTAGAATTGATTGATTTAATTGTCACCAaaggaaataaataaattaaattaacacaataaaattttagattttaaaattccAAATCTACGCTTTTGGAATaattaatcataattttatttaagaaaccCGCTAAGGTGATTCCTGAAATGAAAATCTTGTAGATGAAACTCATTTTGAAGATTTACCTTTATTTGAGCATTAAACCGAAACAAGAAATTTCATgtataataatcaaaattaatattaggtaaaaattagagaaaaaaaaatttacaactGTTTATAAATTAGATTAATATTCCTATTACGCAGTCATTATTTAACAAACATTAGTAACAGtagcaatataaaatatattgcaAAGAAATATTTACGCTAATGATGCTTATTTAGACAATATAGAGCCATCTTTTCAAAAGGAAGACTTAGGAAACAAAATCTATATCTTTGTCTGTAATAAAAGCTGAGGCTGGAGAATTTGTCCGATTGTGATGACATATTGCAATGATTATCATCAGCTATAGAATGATTACAAAGGCAAGTTGCATTTCCTCTACGGATGAAATTTGCTTCACCATTTCACCTTTTTATgatgatatatttattattattattattattattattatatataatattttataaagtttTTTGTCAATTTAAATACGGATGATTTGTATAATTATATgtacatttatatatttttgtcacaatatatatatatattatacaaaactaattatttttatttcatatcattATTTTTCGGGACCTTACAATAGCTGTGAAATTTTACTTCGGTGAGAGTATGACAATAATTTTATCTTGACGTAATTTGGTTATTCTAATACGTAGTTGTGGCTTAATAAACAATATAGATATGTGATCGAATGTTCGTGGGAAATCCAAACgaatattgtaaattttatggtGATTTGCGCCACTTTTCGGGGAATAAATGGTTGTGATTTCGACCAAATTTATGAGATTTCTGTTCTTACACGAACACCTCAATTAACACATTTCTTGCGTTGAAAGATTTATTCAATCATTATCTTTGGGATACTACTATCTTAAACTAACCGTATTGCTATACACACTTTGTGATACCTATGTCAAATATGCCACGTCATATCTTTGGAaccaagataaaaataaatttatttctcaattatcagtatataatttatcatgtattatttaattGTGCATATGATTGAATTAATATCAGTAGGGGTGAAGATTCGGTCGGTTGGGTTACTGAGCATCCATACACCAACAACTAATACATCGTGGTACTTGAGCATCCATACTACTGTGTGAAGCTAGACTGTCCATCCAGAACTGAAGTAATAAGGGGTTCCCACGTTATGCTATGTTCACCAAACcaaaatttactttaaattaaaacaaattacAATGAAACAATAATGAAAAGTATACTTATAGCCACCACCTGGTGGATGTTTATCTTTAACATTGGGCTAGCATAAAGCAAATAAATCGTGTACATTTGGATATATCCTTCAATATTAATAACAGAGAAAATGCCTTTCCATCTCGCTCGAGTCCAACAACTCTTTATGGTAATGAGAGGACATGGTTCGAACGCAAGTAAAAGCATAATACCCCCCACTCCCCTGTTGTAATAAATAAAACGTATATTTGTAAATGAGGTTGACTTACTTGTCTTGTATCAGTTGTTTGGATCATACTCCTCAAATCGACATTTAAAATCGTCAACCATTTTTGTTTCTTCATCTTTGCTCAGTTGGCAATTCCTCCAATCAGCCTTATCAGCTATATTCAACAACCCAGCCAGAACCTACCAATAACAAACGTTGTAAAGTtaagatgaccaaaatttcaTGTTCGGAGATGAAGTTGAAATTATGGAAGTTCATGAAAAAGGGAAGCTGATCTCGCATCTAGGTTTGTCAAGTTGACAGAATTATGGAAGTCAATAAAAAAGGGGGGCCGACTTTGCATCTAGGTTTaggcaagttgaatgagtatgCCACTAAAAGCAACCTGATATTAGAATGCTGAAAAAATCGTCTGCATACATTTGGAGGCGAAAAAATGGAGTACCATATAGGTGGGAAAGCATGTGTTTTCACTAAAAAATAAGATCACGACGATAAGAAACTTATTGTTTTGTTACAGCGGATTTTTAAGTTGTAAGTTGGTCTACTGAACTCAATCACGCACTAGCAAGCTTGTATCACTTTTTATAGATCGGGCCCAGATTAGGATCCAGAGTAATGCGAATCATGCAATTGTGTTATACGGGATATGATATAGTACACAAAGTAAAACAGCAACATTGGATTTGTGTTCCTGCGGAAAGAGGTTGGAAAAAAGTATAGAGCATAATTTGATGGCATtacttttaaagtttttttagaGTTCATAACTTTTAAAGTCGAGAAGTTGCAAACCTTGTTTTGTAGCAGTTTCAGATTCTTACCTCGCGACCAAACTGAGCAGGAAATTTTTCATTCTCCTCGATGACATGCGACATGAATGTTTCCTCAGGAGCttccacataaaataaactCTGATTCTTATCGAGATGCATTTGCAGTAATTTACGTCCTTCAGAAGTATTATCatctgaaaagaaaataaagaaagagATAAAATGAAAGTGTTAATGGAAAAAAAACACAACTTTACTTTCATTCTTAGCAGCCCTGATATGTACGAACTAACATGGAAGAAAAACTATAGAAGCATCTGATAGGCAAGAGGTGTTCCATTCTTATTAAGGTCTAGAACACTTATCTTTGAGCACCAATAACTTTACAGAGCTTGTTATCCAGTTTAACATTGGATAAAGAGTATACTTGTTTTTCCAATGAAAGAATTTCTAGAGGAGTTTAAAATCACTGGGAGGGCAAGACATCCTAGTGCTGTACAAGCTTTCAAAGATTTAAGAGTCTTTATCTATCTTGTCGTGCCCAAAGTAAAATCTAGTACTCAATACTTTTCCACACTCAAGTTTTGGCTCATTGCACTCGCTTGATATCTGCTTGTTCCTTCATGTCATGACTCACTAGTAATTGCTAATACCACAGGCCATTAATTAAGAAGGTATTCTTCGTGTTGATCAACCTTAAGGGAAGCCATAATTGTAGCCACAGATAGTAGCACAGTTAGTAGTTTTCAATAATATTTCATGATACCAATAATATTTTGGAGATATAATTCGGGAATTTGAAAGAGGGGCCAACGACCAGCACACAACATCCAACTCAAGCCCCCAAATTCGAACACACCAAAGTGTCCATAATACCCAAACTCATTTACTGCACATGAGAATTATACCCAGGATCAACATGTAGAACAAGCAGCAGCAAAAAATGACAAGTATCTTAAAGATAAGACAAATAAGAAGGATGTAAATAACAAGGAATCAGGAAAACGGTGAAATGCGGATTTCAATTAACAGTTGCTAGCAAGCGTAGGCGTCTAGGcggttttaaaaacaataatggtCATTTCAAAAATGGTATATTGCAAGTTTGAGATTTAGATGGAAAATTCTGTTCAAATATTACAGTCCAAAGGAGTATTTTTACCTCATTATTTCAGAAATCAATTACGTGAGTTGGGAGAGATCAAAGGATATGGTTGGCATCAATTCGAGGCTAGAAGGGATACACACACTCATAAAGCAAAAAGGAAAGTGTACAAAGGTTGCATTAGAGAGAAATTGGCCAGTTAACATAGAGATGTGATGGATTAGAAAGAAAGCAATCAGACACTTTAAGCCATGATGAAGTGCATGACTGCAATATTTAACTAGAATAGCTATTTATTGTTTAGTATCCTATGTTTTTCTCATATTATGAAGCTGATATTgttaaaaacattaaataagaaaaagcatatAGCACGCTGGATACGTGCTAGAAAATTCATGGGAAACCTGCTGATTGGAAGCCAGCGCGAGAGAGACGTGCAAACACAGTTGTTGTTGATCCTTCACCTTCAGAGCAGCAACCATTCACGAAGGAACAGCTTCATGCTCTTCAGAAGTTGTTTGGACAGCCTCTTGTCACACTCCGTCTCTCAGTGGCACCGGTAATGTGGCTCATTCAGGTATTGCCTTCTTTACATCTTCACAGCATGATTTGTCATCCTATTGGATAATCGATTCATGCATCCGACCATATGACCGAGTGCCTCAGCCACTTTCATAACTTTCGGCAGTGCAACGCCCCTAATACAGTACGAATAGCCAATGGGGTCTCTATCCACCGTGACTAGTTGTAGCTCCATTCAATTAACTAAGGATATCTGCATCATTCAGTCTTATTTGTGCCCGACCTCACTTGTGATCTAATGTTAGTTAGTAAACTGAATCATGAACTTGGCTCCTCAACTAAGTTTTTGGGTAATTCATGTGTTTTCCAAGATGTGGCATAGGGAAAGACGATTGGTAGTGCTGAACTTTATGCGGGATTGTATATTCTCAAGACAGATGCTCCCTTGGACAAACTTTTTGCCCCACCATCAGTACCTCACTCCATTTATGCTTTGAGTTCGAATACGATTAGGGATATTTTAGTATGGCATTACCTTTAGGTCATCCAATTCCATTGTATCTTAAGAAGTTGTTTCCCGACTTATTTCATAATAAAATTTCTATTCATTTTCAATGTGGTGTCTGTCAGTTTTCCAAACATACTCGTGCATCTTTTAGACCCAATTGTTATAAACCATATTCGCCTTTCTCCCATATACATATTGATATTTGGGGACCATCAAATACCCCCAACCTTAGCGGGACTCGCTAATTTATCTTATTTATCGATGATCACACGCGTCTATCTTGGGTGTTCctcatgaaaaataaatcataaagtGCTCAGATCTTTAAACATTTCCATTCAGTTATCAAAACACAATTTTCTTCTCATATTCGTGTGCTACGCACTGACCGGGCCCGTGATTATTTCAACTCTATGTTGGGGAGTTATCTGCAATCACATGGGATTATTCACCAAAGCTCATGTGTGGACACTCCACAACAAAATGGGGTCCTTGAGCTGAAAAATCGCCATCCTCTTGAGGTTGTTCGTGCATTATTCTTTACCTCAAATGTTCACCGATAGCATTGGGGTGATGCAATACTAACTGCCACTTACCTGATAAATAAAATGCCCTCAAAGTTACTACAGTTTAAAACTCCCATCTAGACCTTCCTAGAAACTTATCCTTCTTCTcatttaattcattaaattCCCCTTAGCGTTTGGTTGTTCTTCCTTTGTCCATATACAATCACATCACCCCGGTAAACATGAACCACTTGCTGTCAAGTGTATTTTTTCGGCTATTCTCTACACTAGAAAGGGTACAAATGCTATTCACCCATCACGAAACAATACTACACCTCTATGGATGTTACCTTCTTTGAATCTCAACCATTCTACCCAGGTTCCTCGATTCAGGGGGAGTCAACCACCACTAAACCGAGCAGTTGGAAATCCACAATACCATCCATCCCTTACATTGAGCCTCTTATATCTAATATTACGCCACCAGATCCACCTCCGATTCCTAGAAAACTCAACCTCCATGAGCCAATTCATACCAATTCTCGAAGAAACCATCATCGTCAAGAGACTATACAAGTGCCCGCACAAATTAAAACTGTTAATGAAATCTCCCCAATAAAAATTCAGGTACACACTCACAAAAATTAATCATTACTGATACTCGTGTGATTAACATCAGTGATCTTGTTGATAGCCTTGATGAAGACCCATCGCTCTACGAAAAAGAATTTGATCATGCACACAGCACCCACCCTATAGGCAACTTCGTCTCATTTGAACGTTTTTCACCTACGTATTGTGCTTTTCTTTTCAATTTAGATCAGGTCCAGATTCCCCCCACCATAGATCATGCTTTAAATGATCTAAATGGAAAATTGTCGTCCTTGATGAAATAAAAGCATTGGAAAATAACAATACATGAAACGTCACTGATCTTCCATCAGGGAAGAAACCGGTTGGGTGCAATCGGATCTTCTCAGTCAAACATAAATCTGATGGGAGTATAGAATGACTAAAAGTGAGActtctagccaagggatataCTCAGTCATACGGCATTGACTACCAAGAAACATTTGCTCATGTTGCTCGTCTCAACACTATCCGAGTTCTCCTATCAATTGATGTTAACTCTGACTGGCCACTGTACCAACTCGACGTCAAGAAAGCATTTCTTAACGGTGATCTTGAGGAAGAAGCATTCATGAAAATCTCATCTGGCTTTGAATCTCAGCTGACAATAAACAAAGTATGCAGATTGCGAAAGTCCCTGTATGGGCTTAAACAATCTCCTAGAGCTTGGTTTTATTGATTCATGAATGCGTTGAAGAAAGATGGCTACATTCAATGTCAGACCGACCACACCTTATTTGTGAAACACTTAGGGTATGGTAAAAGTGCAGTGCCTATTGTTTATGTGGATGACCGATGACATCGTGCTCAAGGGAATCATAAAGAAGAAATAGATCATGTGAAACTCTTCCTCagtagggaatttgatatgaaagaccTCGGTCATCACAAATATTTTCTGAGAATGGAAATAGCAAGATCCTTCAATGGTATATTTATTTCTCAATATAAGTATGTTACTGACCTTTTGAAAGAAACAAAAATGTTAGGGTGTAAACCTGCAAACAATCCAATGGATCTGAACATCAAAATTGGTCGAAAAGGGGACTATCCCTTAGTTGACAAGGGAAGTTATCAAAGACTAGTGGGAAAACTGATATATCTGGCACATACACGACCAGATATTGGATTTGTGGTAAGTGTTATCAGTCATTTCATGAACAACCCGACCGAGGAACATATGGCTGCTACATATCGTGTGTCGAGGTACCTCAGGGCCTCCTGGTAAAGGACTTTTACTCAGGAAAACTAAATACCGAAGAATTAAAGACTACGGTGATGCTGATTGGGCTAGATCCCATACAGACCGACGTTCGACATCAGGGTATTGTACATTTGTAAGGGGAAACCTAGTGATATGGCAAAATAAGAAGCAACATGTCGTTGCTCGCAGCAGTGCGGAAGCTGAATTTTGAACATTGTGGCCCATGGGATCTGTGAGGGGATGTGGCTCAGAAGATTG comes from Primulina huaijiensis isolate GDHJ02 chromosome 17, ASM1229523v2, whole genome shotgun sequence and encodes:
- the LOC140963333 gene encoding uncharacterized protein, with the translated sequence MTIVSERLIEVENYDILSRAMLIALRSKNKIVIIDGMCARPAVGSVTLNQWERCNALVLSWNMNSVSKDIFSGIVYSSYASAFLMGLNDSYMHIRSQILMMMPLPTVSQAFSLLSQEGSHRLLSSVDQPASVFYSRQGWGDERRKDVLTCEHRGWNGHLKAHCFKLIGYPPGHKLYKPQHDKGNF